From Melanotaenia boesemani isolate fMelBoe1 chromosome 12, fMelBoe1.pri, whole genome shotgun sequence, a single genomic window includes:
- the LOC121650583 gene encoding olfactory receptor 5AC2-like: MENSTSLNVTTYIITFDGFVDLHKFRYLYFVLTLTVYILIIFSNVTIVYLISTRQSLHEPMYVFIAALLLNSVLSSTNIYPKMLIDFLSDKPVISYSACLFQFFLFYSLAGSEFFILAAMAYDRYVSICKPLQYPNIVTNTTIVIYLGLAWFVPVLHSTTALTLIHKAQVKLCNFDVKGIFCNNAIYTLHCTRPGSLTVFGILAVVDSIILPLLFIVFTYTKILIISYRSCKEVRKKAAETCLPHLVVLFSLTCLSVYDIVIVRIESDFPKTARLIMTLQIFLYHPLFNPIIYGLKMKKIYKHLKLLFCQAKII; this comes from the coding sequence ATGGAAAATagtacatcacttaatgtaacAACTTATATTATAACCTTTGATGGGTTTGTAGACTTGCACAAATTCAGAtatctttattttgtattgaCATTGACAGTGTATATTTTAATAATCTTCAGTAATGTCACCATTGTGTATCTTATCTCAACACGACAGAGTCTCCATGAGCCAATGTATGTTTTCATTGCAGCTTTGCTTCTGAACTCTGTTTTGTCCAGCACTAATATCTACCCAAAAATGCTTATAGACTTTTTGTCTGATAAACCGGTCATATCGTATTCAGCTTGtctcttccagttttttttattttattctttggctgGTTCAGAATTCTTTATTTTGGCTGCCATGGCCTATGACAGGTACGTGTCTATATGCAAACCCCTGCAATATCCAAATATAGTGACAAACACTACTATTGTCATTTACTTGGGTTTAGCTTGGTTTGTACCTGTTTTACATTCTACGACTGCATTAACTCTGATACATAAGGCTCAAGTTAAACTCTGTAACTTTGATGTAAAAGGAATATTTTGTAACAATGCAATTTACACACTTCACTGTACAAGACCAGGATCACTTACTGTATTTGGTATATTGGCTGTGGTAGATAGTATAATACTTCCTCTActcttcattgtttttacatACACAAAAATACTGATCATATCCTATCGAAGTTGCAAGGAGGTGAggaaaaaagcagctgaaacctGTTTACCCCACCTGGTGGTTTTATTCAGTCTGACTTGTTTGAGTGTGTATGATATCGTCATTGTTAGAATAGAATCAGATTTTCCAAAAACAGCAAGGTTGATCATGACATTGCAGATATTTTTGTATCATCCTTTGTTCAATCCAATAATATAtgggctgaaaatgaaaaaaatctataaacatCTAAAGCTGCTGTTCTGTCAAGCAAAAATCATCTGA
- the LOC121650593 gene encoding olfactory receptor 11A1-like, whose amino-acid sequence MENSTSLNVTTYIITFDGYVDLHKFSYLYFVLTLTVYILIIFSNVTIVYLISAHQSLHEPMYVFIAALLLNTVLSSTNIYPKMLIDFLSDKQVISYSACLFQFFLFYSLGGSEFFILAAMAYDRYVSICKPLQYPNIMTNTTIIICLCLAWFVPVLQTTTSLILLHKTQVKLCNFDVKGIFCNNAIYTLHCSRPRSVTILGVLAVVDSVILPLLFIVFTYTKILIIAYRSCKEVRKKAAETCLPHLLVLFSLTFLSAYDIVIVRIESDVPKMVQMIMTLQIFLYHPLFNPIIYGLKMKEIYKHLKQLLCQLKII is encoded by the coding sequence ATGGAAAATagtacatcacttaatgtaacAACTTATATTATAACCTTTGATGGGTATGTAGACTTGCACAAATTCAGttatctttattttgtattgaCATTGACAGTGTATATTTTAATAATCTTCAGTAATGTCACCATTGTGTATCTTATCTCAGCACACCAGAGTCTCCATGAGCCAATGTATGTTTTCATTGCAGCTTTGCTTCTAAACACTGTTTTGTCCAGCACTAACATCTACCCAAAAATGCTTATAGATTTTTTGTCTGATAAACAGGTCATATCGTATTCAGCTTGtctcttccagttttttttattttattctttgggTGGTTCAGAATTCTTTATTTTGGCTGCCATGGCCTACGACAGGTACGTGTCTATATGCAAACCCCTGCAATATCCAAATATCATGACAAacactactattattatttgcCTGTGTTTAGCTTGGTTTGTACCTGTTTTACAAACTACAACCTCATTAATTCTGTTACATAAGACTCAAGTTAAACTCTGTAACTTTGATGTAAAAGGAATATTTTGTAACAATGCAATTTACACACTTCACTGTTCAAGACCAAGATCAGTTACTATATTGGGTGTATTGGCTGTAGTAGATAGTGTAATACTTCCTCtacttttcattgtttttacataCACAAAAATACTGATCATAGCCTATCGAAGTTGCAAGGAGGTGAGGAAGAAAGCAGCTGAGACATGTTTACCCCACCTGCTGGTTTTATTCAGTCTGACTTTTTTGAGTGCATATGATATCGTCATTGTTAGAATAGAATCAGATGTTCCAAAAATGGTACAGATGATCATGACATTGCAGATATTTTTGTATCATCCTTTGTTTAATCCAATAATATAtgggctgaaaatgaaagaaatctataaacatctaaaacagctGCTCTGTCAACTCAAAATCATCTAA
- the LOC121650585 gene encoding olfactory receptor 5AC1-like produces the protein MESNVTYIVLDGYVELSKYKYVYFFIMFISYILIICCNLTIVYLIWIHKNLHEPMYIFIAALLLNCVLYSTSIYPKLLIDFLSDNPVISYPACLFQFFIFYFIGPSEFFLLVAMAYDRYVSICKPLQYPNIMTKNTIIIFLGVAWFVPALHSVIPIIVLNNAKVKLCHFKLQGIFCNNAIYTLQCERPRSIAIYGIFAILDVVMLPIFFIVCSYAKILIIAYRSCKEVRKKAAETCLPHLLVLFSLTCLSVYDIIIVRIESDFPKTARLIMTLQIFLYHPLFNPFIYGFKMKEIYKHLKRLLCRVKIN, from the coding sequence atGGAATCAAATGTTACTTACATTGTTTTAGATGGATATGTGGAACTTagcaaatataaatatgtttatttttttattatgtttatttcctATATTCTAATCATCTGCTGTAATTTGACAATTGTGTACCTGATCTGGATTCACAAAAACCTCCACGAGCCCATGTACATCTTTATTGCAGCTTTGTTGCTTAACTGTGTTCTTTACAGCACGAGTATTTATCCAAAGCTTCTGATTGACTTTTTATCTGACAACCCGGTCATATCATATCCAGCCTGTCTCTTccagttttttatattttacttcatAGGCCCTTCAGAATTCTTTCTCTTAGTAGCCATGGCCTATGATAGATATGTGTCGATATGCAAACCCCTGCAATATCCAAATATCATGACAAAAAACACTATAATTATATTCCTTGGTGTAGCTTGGTTTGTACCTGCTTTGCATTCTGTTATCCCAATAATTGTGCTAAACAATGCTAAAGTTAAACTCTGTCATTTTAAATTACAAGGAATATTTTGTAACAATGCAATTTACACACTTCAGTGTGAAAGACCAAGATCGATCGCTATATATGGTATATTTGCTATATTAGATGTTGTCATGCTTCCTATTTTCTTCATTGTTTGCTCATATGCAAAAATACTGATCATAGCCTATCGAAGTTGTAAGGAGGTGAGGAAAAAAGCAGCTGAGACCTGTTTACCCCACCTGCTGGTTTTATTCAGTCTGACTTGTTTGAGTGTGTATGATATAATCATTGTTCGTATAGAATCAGATTTTCCAAAAACAGCACGGCTGATCATGACACTACAGATATTTTTGTATCATCCTTTGTTCAATCCATTCATATATGGgttcaaaatgaaagaaatctaTAAACATCTAAAACGGTTGCTCTGTAGAGTCAAAATAAACTGA
- the LOC121650586 gene encoding olfactory receptor 6N2-like: MDDELNVTYIVLDGYVELGKYKYVYFFIMFISYILIICCNLTIVYLIWIHKNLHEPMYIFIAALLLNCVLYSTSIYPKLLTDILSDKPVISYPACLFQFFIFYFIGPSEFFLLVAMAYDRYVSICKPLQYPTIMTKNTIIIFLGSAWFVPALHSAVAVTLLNSAKVKVCHFYLKGIFCNNAIYTLHCATPKPVTIFGMFAVFAVVILPMLFIVFTYTRILIIAYRSCKEVKKKAAETCLPHLLVLFSLTCLCVYDISIVRIESDFPKTARMIMALQIVLYHPLFNPLIYGLKMKEIYKHLKHLLRQVKMT, translated from the coding sequence atGGATGATGAGTTAAATGTCACTTACATTGTTTTAGATGGATATGTGGAACTTGgcaaatataaatatgtttatttttttattatgtttatttcctATATTCTAATCATCTGCTGTAATTTGACAATTGTGTACCTGATCTGGATTCACAAAAACCTCCACGAGCCCATGTACATCTTTATTGCAGCTTTGTTGCTTAACTGTGTTCTTTACAGCACGAGTATTTATCCAAAGCTTCTGACTGACATTTTATCTGACAAACCGGTCATATCATATCCAGCCTGTCTCTTccagttttttatattttacttcatAGGCCCTTCAGAATTCTTTCTCTTAGTAGCCATGGCCTATGATAGATATGTGTCGATATGCAAACCCCTGCAATATCCAACTATCATGACAAAAAACACTATAATTATATTCCTGGGTTCAGCTTGGTTTGTACCTGCTTTGCATTCTGCAGTCGCAGTAACACTTCTCAACAGTGCTAAAGTTAAagtctgtcatttttatttaaaaggaatATTTTGTAACAATGCAATTTACACACTTCACTGTGCAACACCAAAGCCAGTTACTATATTTGGGATGTTTGCTGTATTTGCTGTTGTAATACTTCCAATGctcttcattgtttttacatACACACGAATACTGATAATAGCCTATCGAAGTTGCAAGGAGGTGAAGAAGAAAGCAGCTGAGACCTGTTTACCCCACCTGCtggttttattcagtttgacttgtttgtgtgtgtatgatatAAGCATAGTTAGAATAGAATCAGATTTTCCCAAAACAGCACGGATGATCATGGCATTACAGATAGTTCTGTATCATCCTTTGTTTAATCCATTAATATATGgactaaaaatgaaagaaatctataaacatctaaaacatctgCTCCGTCAAGTCAAAATGACCTAA
- the LOC121650588 gene encoding olfactory receptor 6N2-like, translating into MENKSNVIYITLDGYVELEKYRFVYFLIIFTVYVLILCFNSIIVSLVVIHQTLHEPMYIFIAALLLNSLLFSTAIYPKLLIDFISKKQIISHTMCHFQYLIFYSLGGAEFLLLAAMAYDRYASICKPLQYPTIMTKTTVWVFLVLAWLLPTCLVIGSTILSANQTVCNFILRGIFCNNSLYKLHCVTSRMLSVYGVIVLLCIVFLPMLFIILTYAKILLISYRSGSTLRTKAAQTCLPHLLVLVNFSLFCAYDIIILRLESDISKTVRLIMTLQLMLYHPLFNPIIYGVKMKEISKHLQRLFCHVK; encoded by the coding sequence ATGGAGAACAAATCAAACGTCATCTATATAACACTTGATGGGTATGTGGAGTTGGAAAAATACAGGTTTGTCTATTTTCTGATCATTTTTACAGTCTATGTTCTGATACTCTGCTTTAACTCCATCATTGTTTCTCTCGTTGTGATTCACCAAACGCTTCATGAGCCAATGTACATTTTCATTGCTGCTTTGTTACTGAACTCTCTTCTTTTTAGTACTGCAATCTACCCAAAGCTTTTGATTGATTTTATATCAAAGAAACAGATCATATCACACACAATGTGccattttcagtatttaatattttatagtttAGGCGGTGCAGAATTCTTACTGTTGGCAGCCATGGCTTATGACAGATATGCATCCATATGCAAACCTCTGCAGTATCCAACTATAATGACTAAAACTACTGTCTGGGTCTTCTTGGTTTTGGCTTGGCTTTTGCCGACTTGTCTGGTAATTGGATCAACTATTCTAAGTGCTAATCAGACAGTTTGTAACTTCATCTTGAGAGGAATCTTTTGCAACAATTCACTTTACAAACTTCATTGTGTGACCTCCAGAATGCTGTCTGTGTATGGTGTGATTGTTTTGCTTTGTATAGTATTTTTGCCCATGCTCTTTATAATTTTAACTTATGCAAAGATACTTCTAATATCTTATCGTAGTGGGTCGACACTGAGAACAAAAGCTGCACAGACCTGCTTaccacatctgctggttttagtcAATTTTTCATTGTTCTGTGCTTATGATATTATTATACTTAGGCTGGAATCTGATATTTCAAAAACAGTACGTTTAATAATGACTTTACAGTTAATGTTGTATCATCCTCTATTTAATCCAATCATATACGgagtgaaaatgaaagaaatttctAAACACTTACAGAGGTTGTTCTGTCATGTAAAATGA
- the LOC121650589 gene encoding olfactory receptor 6N2-like — protein sequence MNVSYINLSGHVEVEKYRYLYFVITFTVYSLIICSNCTIVGLIVIHRSLHEPMYIFIAALLINSLLFSTNIFPKLMIDFLSDEQIISYQACLFQCFTFYSLSASEFLLLAAMSYDRYVSICKPLQYPTIMTGKKVSMFLALAWLLPACQIAGPVVRNANSKLCSFTLKGIFCNNTINNLCCEISKPLMIYGLVVMFNVALCPMLFILFTYVKILIITCQSGGEVRRKAAQTCLPHLLVLINYSCLVTYDMVIVRLESDLPKTACFVLTLQIITYNPLFNPIIYGLKMKEINKHLKNIFLSK from the coding sequence atgaatgtatcataTATAAATCTTAGTGGTCATGTGGAAGTGGAAAAATACagatatctttattttgttattacttTCACAGTTTATTCTTTGATAATCTGCAGCAATTGTACTATTGTAGGTTTGATTGTGATTCACAGAAGCCTCCACGAGcctatgtacatttttattgcagCTTTGTTAATCAACTCTCTTCTTTTCAGCACTAATATTTTCCCAAAGCTTATGATTGACTTTTTATCTGATGAACAGATCATATCCTATCAAGCTTGTCTTTTccagtgttttacattttactctttAAGCGCTTCAGAGTTTTTACTGCTGGCAGCTATGTCATATGACAGATATGTGTCTATATGTAAACCTCTGCAATATCCGACTATCATGACAGGTAAAAAAGTAAGCATGTTCCTGGCTTTGGCCTGGCTTTTGCCTGCTTGTCAAATTGCTGGGCCTGTTGTGAGAAATGCTAATTCAAAACTCtgcagttttactttaaaaggCATTTTTTGCAACAATACAATCAACAACCTTTGCTGTGAGATTTCAAAGCCTTTGATGATATATGGTTTAGTTGTTATGTTCAATGTTGCTCTCTGTCCTATGCTTTTCATCTTATTCACATATGTAAAGATACTTATAATAACATGTCAAAGCGGTGGAGAAGTCAGGAGAAAGGCAGCACAGacctgtttgcctcacctgctggtTTTAATCAACTATTCTTGTTTAGTTACTTATGATATGGTCATTGTCAGACTGGAATCTGATCTTCCAAAGACAGCATGTTTCGTATTGACATTGCAAATAATAACATATAATCCTCTTTTCAATCCAATCATATATGgacttaaaatgaaagaaattaataaacacctcaaaaacatttttctatcaaAGTAA
- the LOC121650524 gene encoding olfactory receptor 6N2-like — protein sequence MNATYINLSGHVEVEKYRYLYFVITFTVYSLIICSNCTIVGLIVIHRSLHEPMYIFIAALLINSLLFSTNIFPKLMIDFLSDEQIISYQACLFQGFAFYSLSCSEFLLLAAMSYDRYVSICKPLQYPTIMTGKKVSIFLALAWLLPACQIAGRVVGNANSKLCSFTLKVIFCNNTINNLFCEISRPLMIYGLVVSFNVALCPMFFILFTYVKILIITCQSCGEVRRKAAQTCLPHLLVLINYSCLFTYDMVIVRLESDLPKTACFVLTLQIITYNPLFNPIIYGLKMKEINKHIKNIFLSK from the coding sequence ATGAATGCAACGTATATAAATCTTAGTGGTCACGTGGAAGTGGAAAAATACagatatctttattttgttattacttTCACAGTTTATTCTTTGATAATCTGCAGCAATTGTACTATTGTAGGTTTGATTGTGATTCACAGAAGCCTCCACGAGcctatgtacatttttattgcagCTTTGTTAATCAACTCTCTTCTTTTCAGCACTAATATTTTCCCAAAGCTTATGATTGACTTTTTATCTGATGAACAGATCATATCCTATCAAGCTTGTCTTTTCCAAGGTTTCGCATTTTACTCTTTAAGCTGTTCAGAGTTTTTACTGCTGGCAGCCATGTCATATGACAGATATGTGTCTATATGTAAACCTCTGCAATATCCGACTATCATGACAGGTAAAAAAGTAAGTATTTTCCTGGCTTTGGCCTGGCTTTTGCCTGCTTGTCAAATTGCTGGGCGTGTTGTGGGAAATGCTAATTCAAAACTCtgcagttttactttaaaagtgattttttgCAACAATACAATCAACAACCTTTTCTGTGAGATTTCAAGGCCTCTGATGATATATGGTTTAGTTGTTAGTTTCAATGTTGCTCTTTGTCCTATGTTTTTCATCTTATTCACATATGTAAAGATACTTATAATAACATGTCAAAGCTGTGGAGAAGTCAGGAGAAAGGCAGCACAGacctgtttgcctcacctgctggtTTTAATCAACTattcttgtttatttacttatgaTATGGTTATTGTCAGACTGGAATCTGATCTTCCAAAGACAGCATGTTTCGTATTGACATTGCAAATAATAACATATAATCCTCTTTTCAATCCAATCATATATGgacttaaaatgaaagaaattaataaacacatcaaaaatatatttctgtcaAAGTAA